In the genome of Fibrobacter sp. UWT2, the window TGCGAGCACCTGGCCGCGGCTGATGTCCTTCTTTTCTGCGCCGCGGAGGAGCAAACCGACGTTGTCGCCAGCCTGGGCGTCGTCGAGGAGCTTGCGGAACATTTCAACGCCAGTCACCACGTATTCGGCGGTTTCGCCGAGACCAACGCGTTCGACCTTGTCGTTCAGGTGAACCACGCCGCGTTCGATACGACCGGTAGCGACGGTGCCACGACCAGTGATGGTGAACACGTCTTCGATCGGCATCAGGAACGGCTTTTCGGTTTCACGGGCCGGGAGCGGGATGTAGGTGTCGCAGGCGTCCATGAGTTCCATGATCTTGTCCTGGTAGGCAGAGTCGCCTTCAAGGGCCTTGAGGGCGGAACCGCGGATGATCGGGGTGTTGTCGCCGTCAAATTCGTACTTGGACAGAAGGTCGCGAACTTCCATTTCCACGAGGTCGAGGAGTTCTTCGTCGTCCACCATGTCGACCTTGTTCATGAACACGACGATCTTCGGCACGCCCACCTGGTGAGCGAGGAGGATGTGTTCACGGGTCTGCGGCATCGGGCCGTCGGTAGCTGCAACAACGAGGATGGCGCCGTCCATCTGGGCAGCACCGGT includes:
- the tuf gene encoding elongation factor Tu, whose translation is MAKEHFDRSKPHCNIGTIGHVDHGKTTLTAAICTTLAARGLAAAKRFDEIDNAPEEKARGITINTSHVEYTTANRHYAHVDCPGHADYVKNMVTGAAQMDGAILVVAATDGPMPQTREHILLAHQVGVPKIVVFMNKVDMVDDEELLDLVEMEVRDLLSKYEFDGDNTPIIRGSALKALEGDSAYQDKIMELMDACDTYIPLPARETEKPFLMPIEDVFTITGRGTVATGRIERGVVHLNDKVERVGLGETAEYVVTGVEMFRKLLDDAQAGDNVGLLLRGAEKKDISRGQVLAAPKSVTPHAEFKAEIYVLTKDEGGRHTPFMNGYRPQFYFRTTDVTGTIQLPEGVEMVTPGDTVTIHVNLIAPVAMEKQLRFAIREGGRTVGAGSVTEIIK